A region from the Phycisphaerales bacterium genome encodes:
- a CDS encoding DEAD/DEAH box helicase family protein, with the protein MSNPSFFEQPILNSPYQYPARHWELDEDGQPTNQVNETRRTAKFITPVPRPKKRRKGTGQSEIVYNEGAGLSSSSQHYDPTPIINQVRRKVDVWRGIASSDGWGVTPETARLLKHWRHHPYNSIRPFFCQVEAVETAIWLTEVAPQSGKEDRAILDYLSLANNASNPGLSRLALKLATGAGKTTVMAMLIAWQTINAVRRPGSKKYTRGFLVVTPGLTIRDRLRVLQPNDPDSYYKNRELVPTDMLGDLDRAKIVITNYHAFKLRETMELSAGGRALLQGRGEELNTRETEGQMLQRVMPGLMGLKGVMVLNDEAHHCYREKPADDEGAGDDDTDESLTGDEKSEVEKSRKAARLWLSGLEAVQRTLTTNRVLDLSATPFFLRGSGYAEGTLFPWTMSDFSLMDAIECGIVKLPRVPVADNLPDQSEMPRFRALWENIRSVMPRKGRSKAASLDPLSLPTLLVSALDALYGHYEKTFGLWQAEGLMVPPCFIIVCNNTAASKLVYDYVSGFHRTMDDGTTRLENGRLALFRNFDDDGRPLARPRTLLIDSEQLDSGDALDDQFRTMAGDEIERFRREIIERTGDTRQAENLSDEDLLREVMQTVGKRGRLGESIRCVVSVSMLTEGWDANTVTHVLGVRAFGTQLLCEQVIGRALRRQSYDLNEDGLFNVEYADVLGIPFDFTAKPVVAPPQPPRETVHVRAVRPDRDHLEIRFPRVEGYRVELPSERLTAAFTEDSTLELTPDLVGPAITRNEGIIGEGVDLDLKHLDAVRPATILFHLTRRLIETKWRDPGEEPKLHLFGQLKAITREWLDGHLVCRGDTFPAQLLHQQLADMACERITAGITRKMVGDNPIKAILDPYNPEGSTNFVSFNTSKKLRWETSGDRCHVNWVVLDSDWEAEFCRVAEAHPRVRAYVKNQGLGLEIPYRFGTESRRYLPDFIVEIDDGRPPLADGTPDLLHLIVEIKGYRREDAKDKKQTMDAYWVPGINHLGRFGRWAFAEFTDVYEMRADFEAKVQEHFDSMIDRAITSGAPARASI; encoded by the coding sequence ATGAGCAATCCTTCCTTTTTTGAACAACCGATCCTCAACTCGCCGTATCAATACCCGGCACGTCACTGGGAACTCGACGAGGACGGCCAGCCCACGAATCAGGTGAACGAGACGCGCCGTACGGCGAAGTTCATCACGCCTGTCCCCAGGCCCAAGAAGCGACGGAAGGGCACGGGGCAATCGGAGATCGTCTATAATGAGGGCGCCGGCCTCTCCTCCTCCTCGCAGCACTACGACCCCACGCCGATCATCAACCAGGTCCGCCGCAAGGTCGATGTGTGGCGTGGGATCGCGAGCAGCGACGGCTGGGGCGTCACCCCCGAGACCGCCCGCCTTCTCAAGCACTGGCGACATCACCCGTACAACAGCATCCGCCCCTTCTTCTGCCAGGTCGAGGCCGTGGAGACCGCGATCTGGCTGACCGAGGTCGCCCCGCAGTCCGGCAAGGAGGACCGGGCCATACTCGACTACCTGTCGCTGGCGAACAACGCCTCGAATCCCGGCCTCTCCCGGCTCGCCCTCAAACTGGCCACCGGCGCGGGGAAGACGACGGTCATGGCCATGCTGATCGCGTGGCAGACCATCAACGCCGTGCGACGTCCGGGGAGCAAGAAGTACACGCGTGGCTTTCTCGTCGTGACGCCCGGTCTGACGATCCGCGACCGGCTGCGTGTGCTCCAGCCCAACGACCCCGACAGTTACTACAAGAATCGCGAGCTCGTGCCCACGGACATGCTCGGCGACCTCGATCGCGCCAAGATTGTGATCACCAACTACCACGCGTTTAAACTCCGCGAGACCATGGAACTCTCGGCTGGCGGACGCGCCCTGCTCCAGGGGCGCGGCGAGGAGCTCAACACCCGCGAGACCGAGGGACAGATGCTCCAGCGGGTCATGCCCGGGCTCATGGGCCTCAAGGGCGTGATGGTGCTCAACGACGAGGCCCACCACTGCTACCGAGAGAAGCCCGCCGACGATGAGGGCGCAGGGGATGATGATACCGACGAATCGCTTACCGGCGACGAGAAGAGCGAGGTCGAGAAGAGCAGGAAGGCCGCCCGACTCTGGCTCTCGGGCCTCGAGGCCGTCCAGCGCACGCTCACCACGAATCGCGTGCTGGATTTGTCCGCGACTCCATTCTTCCTGCGCGGCTCGGGCTACGCCGAGGGCACGCTCTTTCCGTGGACAATGAGCGACTTCTCACTCATGGACGCCATCGAGTGCGGCATCGTGAAACTCCCGCGCGTCCCGGTGGCGGACAACCTCCCCGACCAGTCCGAGATGCCCAGATTCCGCGCCCTGTGGGAGAACATCCGCAGTGTGATGCCCAGGAAGGGGCGGAGCAAGGCCGCGTCGCTCGACCCGCTCTCGCTGCCGACGCTGCTCGTGTCCGCGCTCGACGCGCTCTATGGGCACTACGAGAAGACCTTCGGGTTGTGGCAGGCGGAGGGCCTCATGGTCCCGCCCTGCTTCATCATCGTCTGCAACAACACCGCCGCCTCGAAACTGGTGTACGACTACGTCTCGGGGTTCCATCGCACGATGGACGACGGCACGACGCGCCTCGAGAACGGGCGTCTCGCGCTCTTTCGCAACTTCGACGACGACGGCAGACCGCTCGCCCGCCCGCGCACGCTTCTTATCGACAGCGAGCAACTCGACTCCGGCGACGCCCTCGACGACCAGTTCCGCACGATGGCGGGGGACGAGATCGAGCGGTTCCGCCGCGAGATCATCGAGCGGACCGGCGACACGCGGCAGGCCGAGAACCTCTCCGACGAGGACCTGCTCCGCGAGGTGATGCAGACCGTCGGGAAGCGCGGGCGCCTCGGCGAGTCGATCCGCTGCGTCGTCTCGGTCTCCATGCTCACGGAGGGGTGGGACGCGAACACCGTGACCCACGTCCTGGGCGTGCGTGCATTCGGAACGCAACTGCTCTGCGAGCAGGTCATCGGCCGGGCCCTGCGCCGCCAGTCGTACGACCTGAACGAAGACGGGCTCTTCAACGTCGAGTACGCGGACGTGCTGGGCATCCCGTTCGACTTCACGGCCAAGCCCGTCGTGGCCCCACCCCAGCCGCCGCGAGAGACCGTCCACGTGAGGGCCGTTCGCCCGGATCGCGACCATCTGGAGATCCGCTTCCCGCGCGTCGAGGGATATAGGGTCGAGCTCCCCTCCGAGCGTCTCACCGCCGCGTTCACCGAGGACTCCACGCTCGAACTCACGCCCGACCTGGTCGGGCCCGCGATCACGCGCAACGAGGGGATCATCGGCGAGGGCGTCGACCTGGATCTCAAGCACCTCGATGCGGTTCGTCCCGCGACCATCCTCTTCCATCTCACCAGGCGCCTCATCGAGACCAAGTGGCGTGACCCGGGCGAGGAGCCCAAACTCCATCTGTTCGGCCAACTCAAGGCCATCACCCGCGAGTGGCTCGACGGGCATCTGGTCTGTCGTGGGGACACCTTCCCCGCCCAACTGCTGCACCAGCAACTCGCCGACATGGCCTGCGAGCGCATCACCGCGGGCATCACCCGGAAGATGGTGGGTGACAATCCGATCAAGGCGATCCTCGATCCGTACAACCCCGAGGGCTCGACGAATTTCGTCTCCTTCAACACCTCCAAGAAACTCCGCTGGGAGACCTCGGGGGATCGGTGCCACGTCAACTGGGTCGTTCTCGACAGCGACTGGGAGGCCGAGTTCTGCCGCGTGGCCGAGGCCCACCCGAGGGTCCGCGCCTATGTCAAGAACCAGGGGCTGGGCCTCGAGATCCCCTACCGGTTCGGCACCGAGTCGCGTCGGTACCTCCCCGACTTCATCGTCGAGATCGACGACGGCCGCCCGCCGCTCGCCGACGGCACGCCGGACCTCCTGCACCTGATCGTCGAGATCAAGGGCTACCGCCGCGAGGACGCCAAGGACAAGAAGCAGACGATGGATGCCTACTGGGTGCCCGGCATCAACCACCTGGGGCGCTTCGGGCGGTGGGCCTTCGCCGAGTTCACCGATGTCTACGAGATGCGGGCCGACTTCGAGGCCAAAGTCCAGGAACACTTCGATTCCATGATCGATCGAGCAATCACTTCCGGCGCTCCGGCCCGGGCTTCCATTTAG
- a CDS encoding CerR family C-terminal domain-containing protein codes for MLSQRSSSTDPLASRSFAGDEALDAHGSTRSRLIEAAGTVFAERGFKDATIRQICSIAGANIAAVNYHFGDKEHLYASALHHAHTTARHRHPMDFEGCGTAEERLGVFVRTFVTRLTDPAKPEWHGKLCAREMADPTGALDGLVERSIRPDWLALSETCGDLLGEHAPKDLIQRCAVGVIGQCLVYHHARPVMERLGGPVSFTRERIDAIVEQICAYSISGMRELGRRSDAAPSRRTPA; via the coding sequence ATGCTCTCCCAGCGTTCGAGCAGCACTGATCCACTGGCCTCGCGTTCGTTCGCGGGTGATGAGGCCTTGGATGCCCATGGTTCGACTCGGTCACGCCTGATCGAGGCCGCCGGGACAGTCTTTGCCGAACGGGGCTTCAAAGACGCAACGATCCGGCAGATCTGCTCGATTGCCGGGGCGAACATCGCCGCGGTCAACTATCACTTTGGTGACAAGGAGCACCTGTACGCGTCGGCGCTGCACCACGCGCATACGACGGCTCGTCATCGGCATCCGATGGACTTTGAGGGGTGTGGGACGGCCGAGGAGCGGCTAGGCGTCTTTGTGCGAACGTTCGTGACGAGACTCACAGATCCGGCCAAGCCGGAGTGGCACGGGAAGTTGTGCGCTCGGGAGATGGCCGACCCCACGGGCGCGCTCGATGGGCTGGTCGAGCGATCGATCCGCCCGGACTGGCTGGCGCTCAGCGAGACCTGCGGCGACCTGCTGGGCGAGCACGCTCCGAAGGACCTGATCCAGCGGTGCGCGGTGGGCGTGATCGGGCAGTGCCTGGTCTATCACCACGCTCGACCGGTGATGGAACGGCTCGGCGGGCCGGTCTCGTTCACGCGCGAGCGCATCGACGCGATCGTGGAGCAGATCTGCGCGTACTCGATCTCGGGGATGCGTGAACTCGGAAGGCGGAGCGACGCGGCGCCCTCGCGGAGGACCCCGGCATGA
- a CDS encoding CPBP family intramembrane metalloprotease codes for MPPSARSPKRRRPPSTGGPSRRAPKPELNAPPTYTTLSTRPLHVLLFLLPLVLFYEISTAIHLRDAGIVDTIAAHHLLWRFFSIFGSASLYIPGVALLATLIAWHVMSKDPVRVRPSVLLGMTLEAALWTLPLLVLALVIGSIGGSHGADSTTIPPPAAALLQESSTVATLRSLPWNQGVTIAVGAGIYEELLFRLLLITGVHFLAVDLARLSDSTGNVIAVIVSALAFAFYHEIFVGGGGGGGGGGWGAVDVRMLTFYTLAGLYFGSIFLVRGFGVVVAVHALYDVVTIVLLTRQNP; via the coding sequence ATGCCGCCGAGCGCCAGATCCCCCAAGCGCCGACGCCCGCCTTCAACCGGCGGCCCATCACGCCGCGCGCCAAAGCCCGAACTCAACGCTCCACCAACCTACACCACGCTCTCCACGCGCCCCCTCCACGTGCTCCTCTTCCTCCTCCCCCTCGTCCTCTTCTACGAGATCTCCACCGCCATCCATCTCCGCGACGCCGGCATCGTCGACACCATCGCCGCCCACCACCTCCTCTGGCGCTTCTTCTCCATCTTCGGGAGCGCCAGCCTCTACATCCCAGGAGTCGCCCTCCTCGCCACCCTCATCGCATGGCACGTCATGTCCAAGGACCCCGTGCGTGTCAGGCCGAGCGTCCTCTTGGGCATGACCCTCGAGGCCGCCCTCTGGACGCTCCCGCTCCTCGTTCTCGCGCTCGTCATCGGCTCCATCGGGGGATCGCACGGAGCCGACTCCACAACCATCCCGCCTCCCGCGGCCGCGCTCCTCCAAGAGTCCTCCACCGTCGCCACGCTTCGATCGCTCCCCTGGAACCAGGGCGTCACCATCGCCGTCGGCGCTGGGATCTACGAGGAACTCCTCTTCCGACTCCTCCTCATCACCGGTGTCCACTTCCTCGCCGTCGATCTCGCCCGTCTCTCTGATTCCACCGGAAACGTCATCGCCGTCATCGTCAGCGCCCTCGCCTTCGCCTTCTACCACGAGATCTTTGTGGGCGGGGGGGGCGGGGGAGGCGGGGGGGGGTGGGGCGCCGTGGACGTGCGCATGCTCACGTTCTACACCCTCGCCGGGCTCTACTTCGGCTCGATCTTCCTCGTCCGTGGCTTCGGCGTCGTCGTCGCCGTCCACGCCCTCTACGACGTCGTGACGATCGTCCTTCTCACGCGCCAGAACCCATAA
- a CDS encoding site-specific DNA-methyltransferase, whose protein sequence is MAKKPTTKPKSSSKTARPKKKTVVALTHDEATRRNIPTAEYQPVLDEKLQSPIRVAYERRNRDLDPQLVWRGKDDQDWSDLVVPAPPLFIQEKVHPKALIDDLRRQTEAAEIARKIIERQHQPVEEQFDLFADFNGVPEGDARTEFYQHDAHWSNRMILGDSLQVMASLAEREGLRGRVQCIYLDPPYGIKFNSNFQWSTTSRDVKDGNAAHITREPEQVKAFRDTWRDGIHSYLTYLRDRLTVARDLLTESGSIFVQIGDENVHRIRALMDEVFGVGNFILEIVVQKTGSVAGAFIQSNFDRVLWYARNRESAEGKFRPLLVDRVLGGEGGSGYTKIMTSAVDSRPLTTEERERPNLIEGISKVWRSYPLTSDGFRPSTTIDFDFCGRTFHPGKTSHWKVTVDGLARSARANRVVIDGRQISLRRLFGDDPTVSLGPLWSDVGGASDKVYVVQTNEKVVQRCLLMTTDPGDLVLDPTCGSGTTAYVAEQWGRRWITIDTSRVALALARARIMGARYPFYLLADSKEGQAKESEVTRTAPSTQPTHGNIRHGFVYERVPHITLKSIANNAEIDVIWEKFQQRLEPLRATLNKALGTTWEEWEIPREAPTDDQAKWPREARDAHARWWEQRILRQKEIDASIAAKAEFEYLYDKPFEDKKKVRVAGPFTVESLSPHRTIGVDEDDELIDPIAPKGDDADPIGQDFATIVLENLRAAGVQQAHKEDRIQFSTLTPWPGDYIGAEGRYVEGEGGGGKEKRAGIFIGPEFGTVTRQDLVLAAREAADANFDVLIACAFNYEAHASEFSKLGRIPVLKARMNAELHMGSELKATGKGNLFVIFGEPDIQVLPPLDAPEGAELKDYDAIRVKINGVDVFHPQTGEIRSDGAEGIACWFIDTDYNNESFFVRQAYFLGANDPYKALKTTLKAEVNEEAWKSLHSSTSREFAKPASGKIAVKVINHLGDEVMKVFAVP, encoded by the coding sequence ATGGCCAAGAAACCGACCACCAAGCCGAAATCTTCTTCCAAGACGGCACGCCCGAAGAAGAAGACCGTCGTCGCCCTGACACACGACGAGGCCACGCGGAGGAACATCCCCACGGCCGAGTACCAGCCCGTGCTCGACGAGAAACTCCAGTCGCCCATCCGCGTCGCCTACGAGCGGCGCAACCGCGACCTGGACCCGCAACTGGTCTGGCGCGGCAAGGACGACCAGGACTGGTCCGACCTTGTCGTCCCCGCGCCGCCCCTCTTTATCCAGGAGAAGGTCCACCCCAAGGCCCTGATCGACGACCTGCGACGCCAGACCGAGGCCGCCGAGATCGCCCGCAAGATCATCGAGCGTCAGCACCAGCCCGTCGAGGAGCAGTTCGACCTGTTCGCCGACTTCAACGGCGTGCCCGAGGGCGACGCCCGGACCGAGTTCTATCAGCACGATGCCCACTGGTCCAACCGCATGATCCTCGGCGATTCGCTCCAGGTGATGGCCAGCCTCGCCGAGCGCGAGGGGTTGCGCGGGCGGGTGCAGTGCATCTACCTCGACCCGCCGTACGGCATCAAGTTCAACAGCAACTTCCAGTGGTCCACCACCAGCCGCGACGTGAAGGACGGCAACGCCGCCCACATCACCCGCGAGCCCGAGCAGGTGAAGGCCTTCCGCGACACCTGGCGCGACGGCATCCACTCCTACCTCACCTACCTCCGCGACCGCCTCACCGTCGCCCGCGACCTGCTCACCGAGTCGGGGTCGATCTTTGTGCAGATCGGGGATGAAAATGTGCATCGAATTCGAGCATTGATGGATGAAGTGTTTGGCGTCGGCAACTTCATCTTGGAAATCGTGGTTCAGAAAACGGGGAGCGTTGCAGGGGCGTTCATCCAGTCGAATTTTGACCGCGTTCTATGGTACGCACGAAATCGAGAATCGGCAGAAGGGAAGTTTCGTCCGTTGCTCGTCGACCGCGTATTGGGCGGCGAGGGTGGAAGCGGCTATACGAAGATAATGACTTCTGCGGTGGATAGCCGCCCACTCACTACGGAAGAAAGAGAACGACCGAATCTCATTGAAGGCATAAGCAAAGTGTGGCGTTCATACCCGCTGACGTCGGACGGGTTCCGTCCATCAACTACCATCGACTTTGATTTTTGCGGCCGAACATTTCACCCCGGGAAAACCAGCCATTGGAAGGTGACGGTCGATGGTCTAGCACGATCTGCTCGTGCCAATCGTGTGGTGATAGATGGACGGCAAATCAGTTTGCGACGTCTTTTCGGAGATGATCCTACCGTCTCGCTCGGACCGCTTTGGTCTGACGTTGGAGGTGCGTCTGACAAGGTGTACGTCGTTCAAACTAACGAAAAGGTTGTCCAGCGTTGCCTCCTCATGACCACCGACCCCGGCGATCTCGTGCTCGATCCGACGTGCGGGTCGGGGACGACGGCGTATGTGGCCGAGCAGTGGGGGCGGCGGTGGATCACGATCGACACCTCGCGCGTCGCGCTGGCCTTGGCGCGGGCGCGGATCATGGGGGCGCGGTATCCCTTCTACCTGCTGGCCGACTCGAAGGAGGGGCAGGCGAAGGAATCGGAGGTGACCCGCACCGCCCCCAGCACCCAGCCGACGCACGGCAACATCCGCCACGGGTTCGTCTACGAGCGCGTGCCGCACATCACGCTCAAATCGATCGCCAACAACGCCGAGATCGACGTGATCTGGGAGAAGTTCCAGCAGCGCCTGGAGCCGCTCCGCGCGACGCTCAACAAGGCCCTCGGCACGACATGGGAGGAGTGGGAGATTCCCCGCGAGGCGCCCACCGACGATCAGGCCAAGTGGCCCAGGGAGGCCAGGGACGCCCACGCCCGCTGGTGGGAGCAGCGCATCCTGCGTCAGAAGGAGATCGACGCCTCCATCGCCGCCAAGGCCGAGTTCGAGTATCTGTACGACAAGCCGTTTGAGGACAAGAAGAAGGTGCGCGTGGCCGGGCCGTTCACCGTCGAGAGCCTCTCGCCGCATCGCACGATTGGCGTGGATGAAGACGACGAACTGATCGACCCCATCGCCCCCAAGGGCGACGACGCGGATCCGATCGGGCAGGACTTTGCGACGATCGTCCTGGAGAACCTCAGGGCGGCGGGCGTGCAGCAGGCCCACAAGGAGGACCGGATCCAGTTCTCAACGCTGACGCCCTGGCCGGGCGACTACATCGGCGCCGAGGGACGGTATGTCGAGGGTGAGGGAGGGGGCGGGAAGGAGAAGCGCGCGGGAATCTTCATCGGACCGGAGTTCGGCACGGTCACACGGCAGGACCTGGTGCTGGCCGCTCGCGAGGCGGCGGATGCCAACTTCGACGTTCTGATCGCGTGCGCCTTCAACTATGAGGCGCACGCGAGCGAGTTCAGCAAACTCGGGCGGATCCCGGTGCTCAAGGCCCGCATGAACGCGGAACTGCACATGGGCAGCGAACTCAAGGCCACGGGCAAAGGCAACCTGTTCGTGATCTTCGGCGAGCCGGACATCCAGGTGCTTCCGCCGTTGGACGCGCCCGAGGGAGCCGAGCTGAAGGACTACGACGCCATCCGCGTCAAGATCAACGGCGTGGATGTCTTCCACCCCCAGACGGGCGAGATCCGCAGCGACGGCGCCGAGGGCATCGCCTGTTGGTTCATCGATACAGACTACAACAACGAGTCCTTCTTCGTCCGCCAGGCGTACTTCCTCGGGGCGAACGATCCCTATAAGGCCCTCAAGACCACGCTCAAAGCCGAGGTCAACGAGGAGGCCTGGAAGTCACTCCACAGCAGCACGTCGCGCGAGTTCGCCAAGCCCGCCAGCGGGAAGATCGCGGTCAAGGTCATCAACCACCTGGGCGACGAGGTGATGAAGGTCTTTGCAGTGCCATAA
- the rpsT gene encoding 30S ribosomal protein S20: MAHSKSAQKRIRQNETSNARNRWRLKTLRDAMKNFNEQMLHGSKDQATEAFRSTSKVIDRTAAKGVIHKNQAARRKSRLSARLKTKAAAK; the protein is encoded by the coding sequence ATGGCCCACTCGAAGTCCGCCCAGAAGCGCATCCGCCAGAATGAGACCTCCAACGCCCGCAATCGCTGGCGCCTCAAGACCCTGCGCGACGCCATGAAGAACTTCAACGAGCAGATGCTCCACGGCTCCAAGGACCAGGCGACCGAGGCCTTCCGCTCGACCTCCAAGGTCATCGATCGCACTGCCGCCAAGGGCGTGATCCACAAGAACCAGGCCGCACGCCGCAAGAGCCGCCTGAGCGCTCGCCTGAAGACCAAGGCCGCCGCAAAGTAA